A section of the Salvia splendens isolate huo1 unplaced genomic scaffold, SspV2 ctg390, whole genome shotgun sequence genome encodes:
- the LOC121790023 gene encoding B3 domain-containing protein Os07g0563300-like: MAASSSSSSRMSCFQCQDSTSNPANFRNGWRLRSGEFAQLCPRCACLYDDGRFCETFHSNDDGWRDCGSCGKLVHCGCIVSFGTHLLLDFGGVICMECSRLNFLLARKRCLSLEPEVRARDPRRESSGQAPVEAQYWPWVTDSELQKISRNPKATITPLFEKVLSATDADLKLARLIIPKRCADIDGNELEFHYRYWLDVEAGFLFGGAQRLYDLKEMSVSDTVYNLSEFPDDSLYSHH, translated from the exons ATggctgcttcttcttcttcgtcgtcGAGAATGTCGTGCTTCCAGTGCCAGGATTCCACCTCCAATCCCGCCAATTTCAGAAACGGCTGGCGCCTCCGCAGTGGCGAGTTCGCTCAACTCTGCCCCCGCTGCGC ttgtttataTGATGATGGAAGGTTCTGCGAGACCTTCCATTCAAATGATGATGGTTGGAGGGACTGTGGATCTTGTGGCAAG CTAGTCCACTGTGGATGTATCGTATCTTTCGGCACTCATTTGCTCTTGGACTTTGGTGGTGTGATATGCATGGAGTGCTCAAGGTTGAATTTTCTATTG GCACGTAAGCGATGTCTGTCTCTTGAACCTGAGGTAAGAGCTAGAGATCCTCGTCGGGAATCATCTGGGCAGGCCCCAGTTGAAGCCCAGTACTGGCCTTGGGTGACTGATTCGGAACTACAGAAAATCTCTCGAAA CCCTAAAGCTACCATCACTCCTCTGTTTGAAAAGGTACTATCTGCTACTGACGCTGACCTTAAACTAGCACGCCTTATTATACCAAAAAGATGTGCAG ATATCGATGGTAATGAGTTGGAGTTCCATTACCGATACTGGCTTGATGTGGAAGCAGGATTTTTGTTTGGAGGGGCTCAGAGATTATATGATCTCAAAGAAATGTCAGTCAGTGATACAG TATATAATTTAAGCGAGTTTCCAGATGACAGTTTGTATAGTCATCACTGA